A genome region from Candidatus Cloacimonadota bacterium includes the following:
- the rplC gene encoding 50S ribosomal protein L3 → MLGLIGKKIGMTQIFDDNGKLIPVTVIQAGPCRVVCKRSKDLHGYEALQMGYEELPEKRVNKPLKGYFKKSESPFFRYLREFRPAFGQQVDDYEVGSELKVDWFTPDETVCVRANSKGHGYTGVMKRHGFSGFMASHGVHESFRGGGSIGQCAQPSRVLKGMKMAGQHGNRQVSVRHLQVVKVDAEQNLIMVKGAVPGHRNSLVTIHKEQ, encoded by the coding sequence ATGCTGGGACTAATCGGTAAAAAAATTGGCATGACGCAGATCTTTGACGACAACGGCAAGCTGATCCCCGTAACGGTGATCCAGGCCGGACCCTGCCGCGTGGTTTGCAAGCGCAGCAAGGATCTGCACGGATATGAAGCCCTGCAAATGGGTTACGAAGAACTGCCTGAAAAGCGTGTGAACAAGCCGCTCAAGGGTTATTTCAAGAAAAGCGAGAGCCCCTTTTTCCGCTATCTGCGCGAATTCCGCCCCGCCTTCGGCCAGCAGGTCGATGACTACGAGGTGGGCAGCGAGCTGAAAGTGGACTGGTTCACACCGGACGAGACCGTCTGTGTGCGCGCCAATTCCAAGGGCCACGGCTACACCGGCGTGATGAAGCGGCACGGATTTTCCGGCTTCATGGCCTCGCACGGCGTGCACGAATCCTTCCGCGGCGGCGGCTCCATTGGCCAGTGCGCCCAGCCCTCGCGCGTGCTGAAAGGCATGAAGATGGCCGGCCAGCACGGCAACCGCCAGGTGAGCGTGCGCCACCTGCAGGTGGTGAAAGTGGACGCCGAACAAAACCTGATCATGGTGAAAGGCGCGGTGCCCGGCCATCGCAATTCCCTGGTCACCATCCACAAGGAACAATAG